A window of Panicum virgatum strain AP13 chromosome 8K, P.virgatum_v5, whole genome shotgun sequence contains these coding sequences:
- the LOC120645806 gene encoding PE-PGRS family protein PE_PGRS33-like — protein sequence MAAAGEAPASCSGGEMAALLGRCHGGWPLWGRGAAGGVPNTASAPLRGVGVAAGVRRRRADGETGMGGGGGGGGGGRGRSVGSGDSGVGGDGAWQRGG from the coding sequence atggcggcggcgggtgaggctccggcctcctgctccggcggagAGATGGCGGCGCTGCTGGGGCGGTGCCACGGTGGCTGGCCGCTGTgggggcgtggggcggcgggcggcgtcccCAACACGGCCTCTGCGCCTCTGCGAGGCGTGGGCGTGGCCGCGGGGGTGAGGAGGCGACGCGCCGACGGGGAGACCGGcatgggcgggggcgggggcgggggaggcggcgggcggggtcGGTCCGTCGGGTCTGGGGACTCGGGGGTGGGGGGCGACGGGGCGTGGCAGCGTGGGGGCTAG